The genomic window agtaAGCACAGATgctcttttttttttaagaatttgtaCAGTGCAAAATAGTCTCGACAAACGATACGATTGgaaattttaacattttcaaagCATACTCTTTGCACAGGTGACTTTCTCCTGGCGACGTGTCTACAGCACCTGGGTGGTCTCCGCAACAACGAGGTGACGGAGCTGATCTCCACCGGTCTTCGGGACCTGGTGGAGGGAGACGCCTTCGGACTGTTCGACGCGGATAATAACCCATTGCCGACGAAGCCGAGAGGTAGGAACATTCtttatttttcgtttaaaaaaaactcatttttttccGATTTCGCGCGTAACGATGTTTGTGGATAGTACCTATTGGATTGGGAACAGTGGAAAATTCTAGCTAATTTCAGGTGAGAGCCTGCAAGTGCACTACGACTGGGAAAACGAAGATAATCTGCAGAAATTAGGTTCCAACGAGTTCCTCGGTCAAGGCATCAACGAGTGGAAGTTACGCACGATGCTCAACTCTGGCAGCATGCTCGGCAAGGGCTGCCAGGGAGCCATGAAACTGGCCCATCGCGGCCCAGAGATGGAGAAGAACGCCTACATTCTGGGAGGCCACTTGGCACTATTATGGCAACTCTATTTGGATGTTAAAGACTTTTTCACTCACCCCTATTCGTACTCCTTGGTTGGTGCCCCAACTACTATAGCGTTATGGGAGTACCCACAGATATACGGTCTTATTTGGGAGTCGAAAATGGAGAAGACTCCGATAGAATTCAAACAGTTGTACTATGCTGTGAGGAGCACGAGGTCCATGGATTATCTACTGAAGCTCTTGGATGATGAGCTGGAAGCCGTGTTGACTTACAGCAGCAAATTCCCGGAGGGGGACGCCATATCGGCACTGCAGAAGATGGCCCTCTCCGTGCATGGGGAAACTCTTCAGTACatcgaaaattaaataaaaggtatttatgaactcatttgttattttatttcgtagCTATGAAGTATGTAGTTACTTACCCTTTATTCTTTACATAACATGTCTGTTGAAGCTATTTACAAACGAAGCGACTTTTTGGTGAATTCGCActcaattcaaataatattccaTGCCGATCAAAATGTATCtttcatcagatcagctccgaaatatagaaataatgattttaataacgACATTAGCGCACGTCATTCAAGTGTCGAACGTAGTTTCCCGATTGCGCGATAGTgcagatttaaatgaatattttcgcATAAACTCGCAGAGTTAACCTCCAACATGGCGCCGGATATTTTGGCGGGAACTTTATGCTGTCGCCATGTCAATCAAAGATGagattaaaaatagtttttttttttatgtgatttgaAGATTATTTTTCTGTTAGATGAatgttatataggtacctagatatttcacatatttacatgacatGGAATACTAATTTCAtgtccttaaatgagaacagccgccgtagctgataatcggctaggaggacatcatattaATCAATCATACTAATTATGTACGtggattttgaatatttattagtGAAAGAGTAGATGTGCTCAATATTATGCTTACCTACTGAATTATATTCCCTTCAAGGAAAAgcataagtaagtaagtaaaaccAAAGTTTACAAAAGTTAAAATTCATGTACTTCACAAAACTTAACAACtataggtaacatttataattaatttatcttaaatactaataaaacaaTGATGGTGCAACATTATCTACTTTACTTAAATACAAATGCTTGGacacagattttaattattacTAAATTACTGTTTGGGACAAATCACATTAACGTTAGGATTATTTAAGATGtcttttgcaaaaaagttatttttttgaaaaaaaagaaacggTATATCAGCCTCCTCTATATTTTGGtaatggataaaaagtaaaagaacATTTTAGTTCAACACTATAAACAGTAAAATTTCTGTTTGAAATCCTGCAAGACGCAATaaccatttttataaaattttcaaattaaatcaaGCAATGTATAGAAGATGGGAAATTGATTTATTGTCATTTGTGTGATCAGGTACTAGGATGAAATattaaccgtcgtaccacaaaatcTTTTAAACGGCTGTTGAACACTagtctaaaaaatgacagattatgacgttgaaataaggtccgttttgcagccacactttatttagacaagtgttcaacagatgtttaagtttttgtagtaaggctgtatatgtttgcaatgttttttgtttaagaTTAGTACTCTCGCCCTTTTCATAGTGTGTATTTTTTCAACAAAGCACCTTCTTGCTGTGCAAcctaattaacaaatattttacatgattttggtttataaacaaaacaaaaacaaatatcaaaaaacaaaaaaatccagCACCGAAACCCCGAAAAGTACaaaaatgtaatgttttaaataatttaacaaacACAGTAGGTCAACCTTGAATATTTCTAGGCCGCTTTcataattcagtaattaaaaatgttaatgaagACTACTGACTGAATTTCTCTAAtgtcagttaaaaaaaaaaacatttaacctACTTTTgactaaataaatcaaaatttgtATAACTACAAAAAAGGTACTACAATGTATAAATCATTTGTTTCATAGTATCTATTGACTGACAATCACCAAATGTTTCCGCGTATGACTTAGCTTTATCCGCATGCTCAGTATACAATAACCTTGACCGCTCAACCGCATCGGTCTTCAAAACTTCCTCTtttaatgtttctaaatctACATCTGTAATATTCTGAACATTAGCAACTAATTCGTGTAAATGTGGCTTTTCGTTTAGTGCAAATAACACAGGTGCACTGACTAAGGAAAATGAATCTTTGTCTGATGTGATTTTTTGTACTTCGGTAGCAGCTTGCCATGCTAAACATAGATGGCAGCCGAATTTGTATGCAATTTCTTGCTTCTCGTTGTCATGGGAGCCTAGTAACAACGCTCCCTGACAGCCTCGACCAAACAAAGTCCCACCGTTGTACATAGATCTTAACGTCCACTCTCTTACCGGTGAACCTAACACATCTTTCACTTCTAACGGTAGTGTATCACTATTGATATCGTAAACGTCTCTGTTAATTTCTATTGGTTTACCAGGTATAGGCATGTTTTGTGTGTCTCTATGTCCATAGAACTCCCCTTCGCTGATATCACGAAGTGCCGTAGATATTAAGTACGAAAGGTCTTGGTTCTTTAATCTGGCTAGCATGCCGTTTGCGGTTACCAGTAGATAGTCTCCAATTAAGATGGCTATTTTGTTTGCAAACATGGCCGTGTCCGAGTTCTTGTTTCGGTCACTCGGTGATATGTTTAACAGTCCTCGATGTACGTAATGTCCTGTTCGGATCATTTCAGTTAATTCGGCAAGTATTCTCTGGTTTTGGGTGACAGTGCTGGTGAGCAGTGATGTTGGTGGGTTGACCGCTTTAGACAGGAGTAGGATGACGAGGCCCCAGGGTTGCAGGTTGTTGTGTTCGTTGTGTAGGAGCATtttcgctgtttttactatggGATGGTTCATGCCAACCTggtgaagaaatatttttagttgagTATTTTCCTCCTTAGTGTTTCAGagaaatactaacttcttaggccttaatcttaatatattttttatagcttACAGGCCTCCAAGgccaattttttaaatttaaatattttttattctaaggTCATTCTATGTTGCAACATAGGCTCCAAGTATAATTTGAATCTCAAGATCATGTCTAATTCTGTTATTGTATTTAATGACCAGTTTAACAGGAAATAACCTTGATTGTCACATGGTCAAATTCTAAACACCAacattattacataatatttgatattatgacataaactttatttttttgggaattaaATACTGCAATGTTATGTTTACACATCTTATATAGGCTTGTAAATATAATACAGActaatttgatttgtttttttaaggaaaacaGTGGATAACAGGTACTTACAACTGTCCGCAAATGCATGGCCAAATTGGCGAATTCGTCGCTCAGTAACCATCTCAGGTTCATGAAAGAGGTTGGATATCCAACTATCTTCTCTGCCTCTCTGATAACTTTGCCCCATTGCGCGAGAGGAGGCCGAAATACGATGTCTTCCGGAGTCAAGCTCGTCATAGTGGATTCAACACGGATTTGCTGCGTTAATAACGCCGTACGGCGCAAATGGCGAATCAAAGCGTACGACATGATCACTGATTTGATTGTaaattgtttcaaaattactgcCACATTTAGatattcaaagtattttttaatttaaaaacacccCGCCTCGCGCACTGCACAGTGGTTATGTCATTCTGTATTTTGACTGTTTTGACTTTATCTCGAAGCGTTCGGAAACTACAGAGTTGTTGAACGTACACTACATGAATCGCGATAGagttaaactaataaaaaaatgttatgactGAAATTAATGGCGcgaaaaataactatttaagtGTTTAAGGCACAAAagtatattcaaaataattcatattttaataaatgtcttCTTATATTAAAGCTTGTTTCAGAACGAATTAGATTGTTTTGTTCTTATAAAACCTTCTTCTTTAGCCGACCGGAAAAGGTTAGGTAATGTATTATTGTTTTGCTTTCTGAGTTGTTATTATTATGATATTACGTCATTGGTTACAATTTGGGCCCATTTTTTTGTGAACTCAAGCGTGATGACTATAATTTGGCTTTCTAGTCGAGGGGATACAGGTTTATGTAGAGAGAACTGCTTAGATATTTGTTACATTTACAAAAGCAGGTAGCGGTTCCCTACATACATAATGaaacttataggtacctatttacccatattatgtattactaggctaatattacctataaagcTAAAGTTTTCGTTGGTTGAATGTGCAAAGTTCAGGAACAGGAAGGAGATTTCTCTACTAGATAATAGATTTCTCTATTAGATAACGAGTACCAATTAAGTATCTGCCTCAAGGCTGAGGTTTTTTATTAATCGTGTACGTGAAGCAGGTAGTTCCCTCTCGTCTTACAGACGGAAGTTAAAAGAACATTTGAATAGATTTTCAGTTTCAGCGTTACATACCTATCTATGTAGTTGCTAGTTGTGTAATTGTTTCCCTATTCTTATTAAGGTTTCGCTCTTGGATACAGAAGATACTAAAGTATTTTTGGTGTTCCGTGAACATTGagttgaaggtttttttttgttcctaataaactgtaataaacaaaaaagcaaacaaagaaccctaaaaacaaaaacctGCAGCATAATCAGTAAAATCGGTCAGTATCCACAATAATGACGGCCACTGAATGATGCCATAATAAATACCAGCCAGCCAACTTTGAATGCAATTAGGTAtttcattttagattttatCTCCACCCCCATATGAACGCATCGCTAATAAATACAAAGTACTGAACGAACGCTTCTGCGCCGACCAATCACGTGTCGGCGCGCCATAATTCAAAAATAGAAGGGTCAGGCCGCTGGCGAAGACGGTGGCTCGTCCgtagcaattaaaaataaaagcaatgtATAATTTGTTGGCAGTTTATGGTGGACCGTACCTGAGGCCGCAAAACGACCAAAGCGTCCGCCATTTGCATTTTGATCGGTGCATTTGTGATTGAGTGAGGGCCGCACACTGGCTGTGTCGTGTGTACTGCAGGTGGTAGACTCACGTTTTTAGAATGACCTATGAGTTTTTCGTAATGTTGTTTTGCTAGCTTGTCAGTAGTGGACTTTGGTGTAATACTACTTCATAAAGTATAAAATGCAAAAAAGCATTCATCCAAAAAAGTCTCAAACTGAACTTATTGCTTGGCAAACAAAACTTCTGCTTGCTAGATTGTTCTCAACGGCACTTCATAACGTAATGTCCATGGGTGATACCTAGTTCTGACCATAATGTTAGATACTAAGTTTAACCGAAAATAATTCTAATTAAGATCCTATCACACATGTCGATGGGTATTGAAATCTCCCTACACAAGATCCCTTTATAAATATGCATAAAGTGATTTTTATTTCGACCTACTAAATTGCTTCTTGCCAACATCGCCAATCCTATGCATTGAAAACcaattaagttttattacagCTAAAAAGAGATAAAAACGATCATTTTTAGGCGTTAGAAAAGGGCAGACATTTAAGGCTGTGATCAGGGGTtgcaaaatgtaaaaaatactgtttGGAAAATTTCATCATTAAGTAgggttcaaaataaaaatgcaatataGAGTTTTCTTCTGTACCTATTTGTGTAAGTTAGCTTACAGCTTACACATTAAACACATTTTAAGGTATTACCTACTGcacttatattttaatgtaaaatattttttatttctaaaaagtattaaaaacatTGCAACACAGGAGAGTCACgcgtttttttactttttaaaagcaCCTTCGGTCACGGTCGCAAACTCTTGTTGCCTGGTTCTGAATGGAGGTCTTAATggacttcaaaaatataaaaattaaacctaAGTTAATAACTTACATAGCATACGAACGAAGGATCGATGGACGAAGGCTTTTGTTGTTCAGTTCAATGAACCCAGTTTGTTTTtagtaattaatattgcatttttatattttttgcattcACGCGAGATTTAGCTTAATAGACGgagcaatattgcttttgaaaactttttgttgCTTATCGATGTTTCGTAAGTGAAAATACGGCACTTCTCTCATCTCCTTTGACCCGACAAGCAGGAAGAATACCtacttaagtttttaatttaaatgcctTAAGTTTTTAGTTTAACGAATCTAATCATCCAACTTCTGCCTACAGACTGACAGATCAGATCATCATTCCACCATGCTTTGCATAGCCTAGTCTATGTCACTCAGGGCAGGACCACAATATTGACCTTCCATAACTGACGTCACTTGTTGGCTGTTATGTACTTAGAATAAGGGTTTTTTAGGCTTCTCATCATTTATTGGGCATCAACATGgaatcggagagcacgttaatgtcggtcctgcgcctgatctctgtCCGCTTCTGTCGGATTACCCATCGGCGTGAGAGTGAAGGattagtgagtgcacttgtgtctgcgcaaatgctaaTGCACTATAAAATGACCTGCATAGTTGGCTGATCTTTATATGAACAGCCACCTTGACCGAAATCAGTCTCAATTGTCAAAATTAAGAACCGGAAAATGAAGTCCTGGGCAAGAATGGATGAAAGATACTCAACTTGACacatgaattaaaaatattttctaagccGAATAAAGCCGTGGCCAATGGcttgttcaaaataaatattaatttggtttaaaatttacatattaatagatattttttgttgacaCCGTTCAGAAATGGCGGCCGATAATTATTGAATGCCCTCCGGCCATCTTATAATCAGTTTAGATGAGCGCTCTGAGCTATACgaactatttaaattaaaataattattgttagtGGGCCTTTTGTTTTGTCCTATAGTAGTAATTAGATATGTATTGCGTTTAACAGCTGTAggtataaatatgtagatactaCAGCCAGCGTACCTACTATGTATTAGTCAAATTTTATAAGAACGAATGAACCGAAAGAAGTAGGTACTAAAtagattatttttcaataaatactaataaatactTAAGCTTTCAGTGtctggttggactggaagctTTCCCAACAAATTCGGCAGTTGATGACCAATGTTTTCAGtataagccgaccccaacatagttgggaaaggctcgggagatgatgataataaccTAAGTTTTCAGTGTACCTAATTGAACAGTTTGCAAACAGGTACTAATTGAAAAGTTTTCGAACAGGTAAAGTTTATAATCATGACACTCTGTACAGGCTATTGGATACCTACGTATTCTTTCTTCATCATCAGCTTATTCTCATACACTGCAGTGCTCTTCTtcccatacagagaaggaaAATGCGACTGCTAATCTCCACGCAGCAGTTTCAGACCTTAAGTCTGGGTTTCCTTACGATGTTTCCTTTCACCTTTATTTAGTCTTTGGTGTCTACATTTTGTCACGTTCAGAAAGCACATTATATCTTAAAAAGAGTTACAAACACCTGtatgacctggaatcaaacccgcACACTCTTTGTTGAGTGGCAGACTCTAACCACTAGGCCACGATTCTCTATCAAAATAGTAAAACCTTCACCCTTTTGGGGTACTTTACCAAAGAATCGAACAATGAAATTTACTACGTACCTAAGCTCAAACCCATCCGTGCGACGGACCTCAAGCTTCACGGGGTCCGTCGTCAATGCGCGCATTAGCGTACAATGTGCGGTGCGCGTGCGCAAGCGGCGACTCTTTGATCGTGCCGCCATTAAAAATACATGCATACTTAGTTGTTTTTTATGGAGATGATAGTGTGTACACTTTGTTGTTCACGTGAGAGGTATTTTTTCTGTTGTAAGTTTTCTTTATTGATTGGAGTTAGAGGAAAAATGTGTGTTGTTTTATGGCTAGCGTGGTGAACTGAGTTTTGCATAATAATTTTGAGTTTTGAATGAATGTGTAACTAACTTGTGTTGGTCTCTCAGGCTTTCATGGTAAAACAAATAGCTGATTTACATGGGTTTGATATGCTATAAGTGCCTAAAAAGTGAAAGTTTTTAGTTATATTAGCTTAATTTTTCTTCGGGGTCCGGAAGTACTTCCATTGGGAAGCAGGTGAAAGCGCTAGCGGAAGCTAggatgtaatattataaaaaggtatTTCATTATACATATAGCATACATCATGACATTGTATGTAGGTAAAACTAAACTTCGTGTTTCCTTCGTTATCAATAAAATGCGAATTAAATCAAGTAACTGCAGCGTATATTGCGTTTTCGTATCTTTTACAATCATACAACAAAAGATATTAAGAAATTCTAATTGATTATTCGTGACTTTCGCCATACACATACATAAGTAGCTTATTTATGTATATCTTTGAGATTAGTTACCTACTTCCAATTTCAAGCCATGACAATAAAATGCCTGAAATAGCCGTATTTTCACACGTAAGAATTAGTTGTATGTTTACTCTTCATTTAGatgataacataatatttttcaaactaacatatatttaaaatacctgcaataatataaaaaaaaaacttctgaaaaTTACTCCGTGTAAAAGCTCAGTTCATATAAAGTGCCGCTATCGCATACTAGATGGCGCTACTTGAATCGTTTTGAACAAAGTTTCGAATTTAGTGCTTTGgacttttcagttttattttgtattctacgtaggtatatttttgttattcacTGGGaaatcattataataaaattatgtttagtaCCTAGCTAACCTTTTATCTAGATAAAATTGATATTAACTTTTGACTAAAATAAGCTTTCCTACTACAAAATGTGGTTTAAAAATGTATCAGCTAAAGCACTAGGTTTCAACCATCTTGTCGAACAAAGTTGATGGTCAAAACCAAGCACTAAAGccggtatttttttaaacggttttatttagctcaccctgtttgtttttttttttatgaatatattttataataaggtggaaaAGTTTGATCACTAATCCGCCtttagcaagcgtggtgatca from Helicoverpa zea isolate HzStark_Cry1AcR chromosome 20, ilHelZeax1.1, whole genome shotgun sequence includes these protein-coding regions:
- the LOC124640279 gene encoding all trans-polyprenyl-diphosphate synthase PDSS2-like; translation: MFSSKLLNVAKPCYNVAETCSCRLPQVLLQRKIESQQISKFDSKRQHCQYFRKKSRNVSSGFCIRPHRAYCSGLGLGQQPQIDWRDIITEAEQIVGYPTSFLNLRWLFNDEIASTAIHLRKLVGTNHPVLKSAKNLLVGSKSNLQSVGLIILLVSKAAGFDTRQFTRDHYDSGVLHAQRGLAEIVEMKRTGHMIHKAMVNLQKKNEHGDKFKDLLYGNKIVLLTGDFLLATCLQHLGGLRNNEVTELISTGLRDLVEGDAFGLFDADNNPLPTKPRGESLQVHYDWENEDNLQKLGSNEFLGQGINEWKLRTMLNSGSMLGKGCQGAMKLAHRGPEMEKNAYILGGHLALLWQLYLDVKDFFTHPYSYSLVGAPTTIALWEYPQIYGLIWESKMEKTPIEFKQLYYAVRSTRSMDYLLKLLDDELEAVLTYSSKFPEGDAISALQKMALSVHGETLQYIEN
- the LOC124640280 gene encoding all trans-polyprenyl-diphosphate synthase PDSS2-like; the encoded protein is MSYALIRHLRRTALLTQQIRVESTMTSLTPEDIVFRPPLAQWGKVIREAEKIVGYPTSFMNLRWLLSDEFANLAMHLRTVVGMNHPIVKTAKMLLHNEHNNLQPWGLVILLLSKAVNPPTSLLTSTVTQNQRILAELTEMIRTGHYVHRGLLNISPSDRNKNSDTAMFANKIAILIGDYLLVTANGMLARLKNQDLSYLISTALRDISEGEFYGHRDTQNMPIPGKPIEINRDVYDINSDTLPLEVKDVLGSPVREWTLRSMYNGGTLFGRGCQGALLLGSHDNEKQEIAYKFGCHLCLAWQAATEVQKITSDKDSFSLVSAPVLFALNEKPHLHELVANVQNITDVDLETLKEEVLKTDAVERSRLLYTEHADKAKSYAETFGDCQSIDTMKQMIYTL